In Helianthus annuus cultivar XRQ/B chromosome 9, HanXRQr2.0-SUNRISE, whole genome shotgun sequence, the following are encoded in one genomic region:
- the LOC110876905 gene encoding putative F-box/kelch-repeat protein At1g12870, which yields MEKIGMEMVVDEIFSRLPAKAVDRFKILSKYFRKELSTHNFELKYSRRAGNSLKKKLLSLKYESIVVDDVVGGNLELDTSKTITFPYNIHPSYLRIISSFNGLLLVCNERILCELMLWNPTTGRFKLISDDYFNHRFDRNSDTGGMYFDQFDDLKVLHIKCCRNVGTARVYSRRLDSWRKIDFLNGSKLASSSYSWSPATYSGKTIYFMVSNYWFPPGERNIVTFDVISESFSVLSFPERMEVNPCQGHFLSISNKLHVIVVGRADELKADLYKLEHDDWVKVFSFDNPHILDYHARMQRTNIIQDKKWLITSIWGDFVEVDLCNEAFNYLQHVDNYNGPKGALFIETIVSPFET from the coding sequence ATGGAAAAGATTGGCATGGAAATGGTTGTCGACGAAATTTTCTCAAGGCTCCCTGCAAAAGCTGTAGATCGATTCAAAATTCTTTCCAAATATTTTCGTAAGGAACTATCGACTCATAATTTTGAGTTGAAGTATTCTCGCCGGGCTGGAAATTCACTAAAAAAGAAACTACTGTCCTTGAAATATGAGTCGATAGTCGTCGACGATGTAGTAGGTGGGAATTTGGAACTCGATACGAGCAAAACAATAACTTTCCCATACAATATCCACCCTTCTTACTTACGTATTATATCGTCTTTTAACGGTCTGTTGTTAGTTTGCAATGAAAGGATTTTATGTGAGCTCATGCTTTGGAACCCAACAACGGGCCGCTTTAAGTTGATATCCGACGACTACTTTAATCATCGTTTTGATCGTAACTCTGATACCGGTGGAATGTACTTTGACCAGTTTGACGATCTCAAAGTGCTTCACATAAAGTGTTGCCGTAACGTTGGTACTGCCCGTGTTTACTCACGACGTCTTGACTCTTGGAGAAAAATAGATTTCCTCAACGGTTCTAAACTGGCTTCATCGTCTTATTCATGGTCTCCTGCAACTTATTCCggcaaaaccatatatttcatggtttcaaattattggttTCCTCCTGGGGAGAGGAACATAGTTACTTTTGATGTTATTTCTGAATCTTTCAGCGTACTTTCTTTTCCCGAGCGTATGGAAGTCAATCCCTGTCAAGGACATTTTCTAAGCATTTCGAACAAGCTTCATGTGATTGTCGTTGGACGTGCTGATGAACTAAAGGCTGATTTGTACAAGTTAGAACATGATGATTGGGTCAAGGTTTTTTCTTTCGATAACCCTCACATACTTGATTATCATGCAAGGATGCAAAGGACAAATATAATTCAAGACAAAAAGTGGTTGATAACAAGTATTTGGGGTGATTTTGTTGAAGTTGACTTGTGCAATGAAGCTTTCAActacctccaacatgttgacaactacaacGGTCCGAAAGGGGCGTTATTTATTGAGACCATTGTTTCTCCATTCGAGACATAA